The genomic window TCCATAAATATCGGAATAAGCTTGTAGTTCGGACAATTCCTCATTTGCAGAAAATCTTATTAGTGTAAAAAGAAAAATAATCTGCTTTAGAGAAGCTTCCGAAAAATCAAAAAGATGATGTTCCAAGCTAAATGAAACATCATTAATCAATTGCGCTCTCTGCTTTCTTTCCTTTTCTGTTTTTTCTAATTCTTTTTTCTTCTCCTCTTCCTGTTTTTCATATAAAAACTGTTGCTGTTGTTTCGCTCTGCACTCCATACAGATCATATTGTTTTTTTTAATAAGCTTATAAAATTCGGTTCGATTATGGCAAACATGTTGTTTTCCACAGGAAATACAAACCGTGTCAGAAATATAAGCAATACATGATTCTTTCACCATTTTGTATAGAGTAGGGGTATTAATTCCATATTGCCCTGACAATTCTTTTACATCATAGATAAAATGACCATCTTTGTTAATTTGCCAATAATTTTGGCACAGGGCTTTAATGGTTTCGTCATTATTCAAAAATTCCAAATAAATCATCGTTATTCCTCTTCAATGCGCCTCTTCCCAATTCATCCCCACGCCAACCTCCGCCACCAGCGGTACTTTCAACATCCCATCATCCACTTTCGCCATAATCTGCGGCAGTTTTTCTTTGACTGAATCCAGTTCGGCTTCGGGTACTTCCAGCACCAGTTCGTCATGCACCTGCATAATCAGTTTGCTTTGTAAGAGGTCGTCTGAAAGCCAGCGGGACACGTCTATCATGGCGCGTTTGATGAGGTCGGAGGCGGTGCCTTGCATGGGGGCGTTGATGGCGGCGCGTTCGGCTCCGGCGCGGGCGTTGGCGTTTTTGTTGTGGATGTCGGGCAGGTAGAGGCGGCGGCCGAACAGGGTTTCGACGAAGCCTTGGGCGGCGGCTTGTTCTTTGGTGCGCTGCATGTATTCGGCGACGCCGGGGTAGCGGGCGAAGTAGCGGTCGATGAAGGTTTTGGCGGACAGGTTGTCTATGCCCAGCGATTTGGCGAGGCCGTATTGGCCCATGCCGTAAATGAGGCCGAAGTTGATGGTTTTGGCGTAGCGGCGTTGTTCGGACGAGACGTTTTCGGGGGCGATGCCGAATACTTCGACGGCAGTGCGGCGGTGTACGTCTTCGCCGTTTTGGAACGCGGCAATCAGGGTTTTGTCGCCGGAGAGGTGCGCCATGATGCGCAGCTCGATTTGGGAATAGTCGGCAGAGACGATGACGCTGCCTTGCGGTGCGGTGAAGGCGCGGCGCACGCGGCGGCCTTCGGCGGTGCGGATGGGGATGTTTTGCAGGTTGGGGTTGTTGCTGGCGAGGCGGCCGGTGATGGCGACGGCTTGGGCGTAGGTGGTGTGCACGCGGCCGTCTTTGGGGGAAATCATTTCGGGCAGTTTGTCGGTGTAGGTGGATTTGAGTTTCGCCAGGCTGCGGTTTTGCAGGATGATTTTGGGCAGGGGGTAGTCGGGAGCGAGCTGTTCGAGCACGGCTTCGTTGGTGGAAATGCCGCCTTTGGCGGTTTTTTTCAGGCCTTTGGTGGGGATGCCCATTTTGTCGAACAGGATTTCTTGCAGTTGTTTGGGCGAGTTGAGGTTGAACGGCTGGCCTGCGGCGGCGTAGGCTTCCTGTTCGAGCTTCATCAGCTCGGCGCCGAGCTCTGCGCTTTGACGGGCGAGTTCGGCGCGGTCGATTTGCACGCCGTTGCGTTCCATTTCAAACAATACCTGCGCGACGGGCAGCTCCATTTTTTCATACATTTCAAGCTGTTTGGCATCCATTTGCGCGCGCAGGTGCGCTTCGAGGCGCAGGGCGAAATCGGCGTCTTGGGCGGCGTATTCTGTTGCCTGCCCGATGGCAACGTCGGCAAACCCGATTTGCTTCGCGCCTTTGCCGCATAGCGATTCGTAGGTAATGGTTTCCAAGCCCAGCCAGCGTTCGGACAATTCGTCCAAGCCGTGTCCGAGATGGCTCTCGATGATGTAGGAAGCGAGCATGGCGTCGCCGGCAATGCCGTTCAGGGCGATGCCGTAGTTGGCGAAAACGTGTTGGTCGTATTTGAGGTTTTGCCCGATTTTTTTCAGGGCGGGGTTTTCCAAATGCGGTTTCAGACGACCTAATACGTCTTGCAAATCAAGCTGTTCGGGCGCGGCGGTCAGGCTGTGGCCTACGGGGATGTAAACCGCTTCGCCTGCTTGGAACGCGATGCTGATGCCGACCAGCGCAGCGTTCATCGCGTCTAGGGACGTGGTTTCCGTATCAATACCGATTTTGTCCGCCTGCGACAGTTTGTCCAACAAGGTGGCAAACTGCGCTTCAGTGGTAACGGCTTGATAATCCAGCGTATCGGGGGCAACGGCTTTTTCAGGTAGCCTTTCAGACGACGTTTCCATGTCCAACGCCGCCTGTTCGCCTATCGTATCGCTGCCGAACAAATCGCCGTCCGCCGCTTCGTGCATACGGCTTTCCGCTTCTTTCAGCCAAGTGCGGAAGCCCCAGCGTTTGAAATCGACCGCAAGCTGCGACCATTTCGGCGAAGTGCGGCGCAGGCTTTCGAGGCCGTCTGAAAGCTCGGTGTGCAAGTCCACATCGGTTTTAATCGTCACCAAATCATACGAAAGCGGCAGTTGGGGCAGCGCAGCTTGCAGGTTTTCGCCGACCTTGCCCTTGATTTCCGCAGCGTGTTCCATTACGCCTGCCAACGAGCCGTAGGCTTCCAGCCATTTCACCGCCGTTTTCGGGCCGCATTTTTCCACGCCCGGCACATTGTCCACCTTGTCGCCCATCAGCGCGAGATAATCGCGGATTTGGTCGGGGCGCACGCCGAATTTTTCCTTCACGCCTTCAATGTCCAGCGTTTCGCCGCTCATCGTGTTCACCAGCGTCACGCGATCGTTCACCAACTGCGCCATATCCTTATCGCCGGTGGACACCACCACATTCCAACCCGCTTCGCCAGCCATTGCTGCCAGCGTGCCGATGACGTCGTCCGCTTCGACTTGTGGAATCACCAGCACCGGCCAGCCCATCAGCCGCACCAAATCCGGCAAGGCTTCCGCCTGCGGGCGCAAATCGTCCGGCATCGGCGGGCGCGTCGCCTTGTAGTCGGGGAACATCTCGTGGCGGAAATTCTTGCCCTTCGCATCAAACACCACCGCGCAATAATCATGAACATAATCCGCCCGCAGCCGGCGCAGCATGTTCAACACGCCATAAAGCGCACCCGTCGGCGCACCGTCAGGCGCGGACAACTGCGCCATCGCGTGATAAGCGCGGTAGAGATAAGAAGAGCCGTCAACGAGGAGGAGAGTGGGTTTGGACATGGTGAACCTGCTTGAAATGAGTGAAAAATAGATGGACGGATTATAAAGGAAAAGACAAGAGGTCGTCTGAAAGCAAGTTTTCATGGCATAACACGTTCCACTCAAAACGCCCTTCCCTTTCCGCGAACATACCATTAAGCATCGCTGTAAAAAGGTCGTCTGAAAATGTTCAGACGACCTTTTCACATACCCGCAACACGCTATTCGTCAATATTCCGCCGAATGCCAAAACGGCTGCCCCACGGTTGGCGTACTGGCTTGGGCTTTGGTTCGTGCTTCGACCGGTTCAGCTTCAAATGCCAGCCGTCCGGATTCGACGGCAAGTGCGAAGGCGCGCGCCATGTTGACGGGGTCGCCGCTGCGGGAAACGGCGGTGTTCAGCAATACGCCGTCAAACCCCCATTCCATCACTTGCGCCGCCTGCGAGGGCAAACCCAAGCCCGCGTCGATAATCAGCGGCGTGTCGGGCAGGCGTTCGCGCAGGACGTTCAGTGCATAGGCGTGAACCGCGCCCAAACCCGTGCCGATCGGCGCCGCCCACGGCATTAACGCCTGACAGCCCGCGTCGAGCAGGCGGCGGCAGGCAATCAGGTCTTCGGTGCAATAAGGCAGCACTTTGAAGCCGTCTTTAATCAGGATTTCCGCCGCTTCAACAAGCTGGAAGACGTCGGGCTGCAACGTGTCGTCGTCGCCGATGAGCTCGAGTTTGATCCAATCGGTTTCAAATACTTCCCGCGCCATCTGCGCCGTCGTTACCGCTTCCTGCACGCTTTGGCAGCCTGCTGTGTTCGGCAGCACGGGGACGCCGCTTTCTTCCAACAGCGACCAAAACCCCTGACCGTGCGCCTCGCCTCCGCTTCCCGCACGACGCAGCGAGACGGTAATCATCGCGGGGCGGGCGGTTTGGACGGATTGTTTGAGGATTTCGGGCGTCGGGTAGGCAGCCGTGCCGAGCAGCAGCCGTGAAGGGAAAGTTTCTCCGTATAGGGTGAGCATGATGGGTTCCTTTGTAAGGTTGTTTTGGGGACAGGGGTCGTCTGAAAAGGCAAAACCGCCTAGCCGCCGACCACCGGCCGCACAATATCGACTTTGTCGTTTTCGTTCAAAACCGTTTCCGCATATGCGCCTTTGGCGACGAATCCGGTATTTACCGCGACGGCAAAAGGCTTTTGCGGCGCGGTTTGAGCGATGAGGTCGGCAACGGTTGTGCCGTGAAGTTCGGCGGGTTTACCGTTTAAGATGATGTTCATGGTTTCTCGATGTTTCGTATGTATAGTGGATTAACTTTAAATCAGGACAAGGCGACGAAGCCGCAGACAGTACAGATCGTACGGCAAGGCGAGGCAACGCCGTACTGGTTTAAAGTTAAGCCACTATAAGTTTCTTTATTCGCGATGCGCCTGCTCTTGCTTGAATCCGTCGCCCCATTCCTTCAATGCCGTCAGCACGGGCGCAAGCGTTTTGCCGTAGTCGGTCAGGCGGTATTCCACGCGCGGCGGGACTTCGGGATACACGGTGCGCGAAATGATGCCGTCGGCTTCCAATGCACGCAGTTGGACGGTCAGCGTGCGCTGCGACACATCGGGCAGGATGCGGCGGATTTGGTTGAAGCGCAGTGTGCCGTCCGTGTGCAGGCGGTAGAGTATCGTGCCTTTCCATTTGCCGCCGATAACG from Neisseria sp. DTU_2020_1000833_1_SI_GRL_NUU_006 includes these protein-coding regions:
- the thiS gene encoding sulfur carrier protein ThiS produces the protein MNIILNGKPAELHGTTVADLIAQTAPQKPFAVAVNTGFVAKGAYAETVLNENDKVDIVRPVVGG
- the polA gene encoding DNA polymerase I, whose product is MSKPTLLLVDGSSYLYRAYHAMAQLSAPDGAPTGALYGVLNMLRRLRADYVHDYCAVVFDAKGKNFRHEMFPDYKATRPPMPDDLRPQAEALPDLVRLMGWPVLVIPQVEADDVIGTLAAMAGEAGWNVVVSTGDKDMAQLVNDRVTLVNTMSGETLDIEGVKEKFGVRPDQIRDYLALMGDKVDNVPGVEKCGPKTAVKWLEAYGSLAGVMEHAAEIKGKVGENLQAALPQLPLSYDLVTIKTDVDLHTELSDGLESLRRTSPKWSQLAVDFKRWGFRTWLKEAESRMHEAADGDLFGSDTIGEQAALDMETSSERLPEKAVAPDTLDYQAVTTEAQFATLLDKLSQADKIGIDTETTSLDAMNAALVGISIAFQAGEAVYIPVGHSLTAAPEQLDLQDVLGRLKPHLENPALKKIGQNLKYDQHVFANYGIALNGIAGDAMLASYIIESHLGHGLDELSERWLGLETITYESLCGKGAKQIGFADVAIGQATEYAAQDADFALRLEAHLRAQMDAKQLEMYEKMELPVAQVLFEMERNGVQIDRAELARQSAELGAELMKLEQEAYAAAGQPFNLNSPKQLQEILFDKMGIPTKGLKKTAKGGISTNEAVLEQLAPDYPLPKIILQNRSLAKLKSTYTDKLPEMISPKDGRVHTTYAQAVAITGRLASNNPNLQNIPIRTAEGRRVRRAFTAPQGSVIVSADYSQIELRIMAHLSGDKTLIAAFQNGEDVHRRTAVEVFGIAPENVSSEQRRYAKTINFGLIYGMGQYGLAKSLGIDNLSAKTFIDRYFARYPGVAEYMQRTKEQAAAQGFVETLFGRRLYLPDIHNKNANARAGAERAAINAPMQGTASDLIKRAMIDVSRWLSDDLLQSKLIMQVHDELVLEVPEAELDSVKEKLPQIMAKVDDGMLKVPLVAEVGVGMNWEEAH
- a CDS encoding helix-turn-helix domain-containing protein; the protein is MPRTPHPSYDCAEGCSVEAALSVIGGKWKGTILYRLHTDGTLRFNQIRRILPDVSQRTLTVQLRALEADGIISRTVYPEVPPRVEYRLTDYGKTLAPVLTALKEWGDGFKQEQAHRE
- a CDS encoding thiazole synthase yields the protein MLTLYGETFPSRLLLGTAAYPTPEILKQSVQTARPAMITVSLRRAGSGGEAHGQGFWSLLEESGVPVLPNTAGCQSVQEAVTTAQMAREVFETDWIKLELIGDDDTLQPDVFQLVEAAEILIKDGFKVLPYCTEDLIACRRLLDAGCQALMPWAAPIGTGLGAVHAYALNVLRERLPDTPLIIDAGLGLPSQAAQVMEWGFDGVLLNTAVSRSGDPVNMARAFALAVESGRLAFEAEPVEARTKAQASTPTVGQPFWHSAEY